The following are encoded together in the Salvia hispanica cultivar TCC Black 2014 chromosome 6, UniMelb_Shisp_WGS_1.0, whole genome shotgun sequence genome:
- the LOC125194719 gene encoding uncharacterized protein LOC125194719 translates to MATEDTTAASSGRSGGDGASADSYIGSLISLTSKSEIRYEGILYNINTEESSIGLRNVRSFGTEGRKKDGPQVPPSDKIYEYILFRGTDIKDLQVKASPPVQTTPPINNDPAIIQSQYLRPTAPSTSLPTGPNGSLADLGPHSAPMGLPGSNFQSGLPVYQPGGNLNSWGPTPPNANGSGLPMPMYWQGFYGTPNVLPQLSQQSLLRPPLGMSITPSMQQMQFPAFNSSLPTAASSLPSSTLPDHHSSFIPSSTSSSSLPSSSLPASTLSLNMPPMQPVSLASEIMTDLLPNKAPVSAIPTSMLSSSLPSLAPFSVPDNAGTTSITSKNVVPGPAAVNEQTISRPVTSNAGTSGFGLIETPPPLLTPGHLLQSGQSTASAPQSLQTTHKDVEVVQVSSKPVAEPPAPVATEAQPPILPLPPNARAHKPNGGPYYARNNYRGRGGRGSGNQRPVMKFTEDFDFMAMNEKFKKDEVWGHLGKSNRSQSKDKEGHGDGRDEEDREDEDYVELPNVEVKPIYNKDDFFDSLSSNALNNNPNHGRTRYSEQIKLDTETFGEYSRYRVGRGGRGPYRGGGRYHGSSYGRGGYGYVNRGRGRNMQSPASYYKNRYNKRFIFGINNRQYLENQQKNWKMAEAPTAASSGRSGVGGASADSYIGSLISLTSKSEIRYEGILYNINTEESSIGLRNVRSFGTEGRKKDGPQVPPSDKIYEYILFRGTDIKDLQVKASPPVQTTPPINSDPAIIQSQYLRPTAPPTSLPTGPNGSLADLGLHSTPMGLPGSNFQSGLPLYQPGGNLNSWGPTPPNANGSGLPMPMYWQGFYGTPNVLPQLSQQSLLRPPLGMSITPSMQQMQFPAFNSSLPTAASSLPSSTVPDHHSSFIPNSTSSSSFPSSSLPASTLSLNLPPLQPVSLASETMANLLPNKAPVSAISTSMLSSSLPSLAPFSAPDNAGTTSATSKSAIPVPAAVTEQTISQPVTSNAGPSGFGRIQTPPPSLITPGHLLQSGSSAAPAPQSLQTTHKDVEVVQVSSKPVAESSAPGAAESQPPILPLPPNARAHKPNGGPYYARNNYRGRGGRGSGNQRPVMKFTEDFDFMAMNEKFKKDEVWGHLGKGNRSQSKDKGHGDGSDEEDLEYEDDVEFPNVEVKPIYNKDDFFDSLSSNALNNDPNRGRTRYSEQIKLDTETFGEYSRYRVGRGGRGQYRGGGRYRGSFYGRGGGGGYGYANRGRGRSMQSPAS, encoded by the exons ATGGCTACGGAGGATACAACGGCGGCGTCCAGTGGTAGATCTGGCGGCGACGGAGCATCGGCGGATTCATACATCGGCAGCTTGATTAGTTTGACTTCGAAGAGTGAGATCAGATACGAAGGTATACTGTACAACATCAACACTGAGGAGTCCAGCATCGGCCTACGCAACG TGAGATCATTTGGAACAGAAGGACGGAAAAAAGATGGACCTCAAGTCCCTCCTAGCGACAAAATTTACGAATACATACTGTTTAGAGGAACTGATATAAAg GATTTGCAAGTCAAAGCTTCCCCTCCAGTTCAGACTACACCACCCATTAACAATGATCCTGCAATTATTCAG TCGCAATATCTACGTCCAACAGCCCCATCTACAAGCTTGCCTACAGGTCCTAATGGGTCTTTAGCAGATCTTGGTCCCCATTCTGCACCAATGGGACTCCCTGGGTCAAATTTCCAAAGTGGCCTGCCTGTATATCAACCTGGAGGGAACTTGAATTCTTGGGGCCCTACTCCACCTAATGCAAATGGTAGTGGATTACCTATGCCAATGTATTGGCAGGGATTCTATGGCACACCTAATGTCCTTCCACAACTATCGCAGCAGTCCTTACTCCGGCCGCCTCTTGGCATGTCAATTACTCCGTCTATGCAACAGATGCAATTTCCTGCTTTCAATTCATCTTTACCAACAGCTGCATCTAGCCTGCCCAGTTCTACTTTGCCCGATCACCATTCTTCGTTTATTCCTAGCAGCACAAGTTCTTCTAGTTTGCCCTCTAGCAGTTTGCCTGCTTCAACTTTGTCTTTGAATATGCCCCCTATGCAACCTGTTTCTTTAGCATCTGAAATAATGACCGATCTGTTGCCGAACAAGGCTCCTGTGTCTGCCATCCCTACATCAATGCTGAGCTCTAGCTTGCCATCATTGGCTCCATTTTCAGTTCCTGATAATGCAGGAACAACTTCTATTACTAGCAAGAACGTAGTACCTGGCCCAGCAGCTGTAAATGAGCAGACCATATCTCGGCCTGTTACATCTAATGCTGGGACATCTGGTTTTGGTCTAATAGAGACTCCACCACCTTTATTAACCCCAGGGCATCTGTTACAGTCTGGGCAATCTACTGCTTCTGCACCTCAATCTTTACAAACAACACACAAGGATGTGGAAGTAGTTCAAGTGTCATCAAAGCCTGTGGCAGAACCGCCAGCTCCTGTAGCAACGGAAGCTCAACCACCTATATTACCTTTGCCACCAAATGCTCGGGCACACAAG CCAAATGGAGGCCCTTATTATGCGCGTAACAATTACAGAGGGCGTGGGGGAAGAGGATCTGGG AACCAGCGGCCAGTTATGAAATTTACtgaagattttgattttatggcAATGAATGAAAAATTCAAGAAGGACGAAGTTTGGGGCCATCTGGGAAAAAGTAATAGGTCGCAATCTAAAGATAAAGAAGGACACGGCGATGGCCGTGATGAGGAAGATCGAGAGGACGAGGATTATGTTGAATTGCCTAATGTTGAAGTCAAG CCTATTTACAATAAGGACGACTTCTTTGACTCCCTTTCTTCCAATGCCCTGAACAATAATCCTAATCATGGAAGGACAAGATACTCGGAGCAAATAAAGTTAGACACAGAG ACATTTGGAGAATATTCAAGGTATCGAGTTGGTAGAGGAGGCCGGGGACCATATCGTGGTGGTGGTCGTTATCATGGGTCTTCCTATGGAAGAGGAGGTTATGGATATGTAAATAGGGGACGTGGGCGCAACATGCAGAGTCCAGCTTCCTA TTATAAAAACCGATATAACAAAAG GTTCATTTTTGGCATAAATAACCGGCAATATTTAGAGAATCAGCAGAAGAATTGGAAGATGGCGGAGGCTCCAACCGCGGCGTCGAGCGGTAGATCTGGCGTCGGCGGAGCATCGGCGGATTCGTACATCGGCAGCTTGATTAGTTTGACTTCGAAGAGTGAGATCAGATACGAAGGTATACTGTACAACATCAACACTGAGGAGTCCAGCATCGGCCTACGCAACG TGAGATCATTTGGAACAGAAGGACGGAAAAAGGATGGACCTCAAGTCCCTCCTAGCgacaaaatttatgaatacaTACTGTTTAGAGGAACTGATATTAAG GATTTGCAGGTCAAAGCTTCCCCTCCAGTTCAGACTACACCACCTATTAACAGTGATCCTGCAATCATTCAG TCGCAATATCTACGTCCGACAGCCCCACCTACAAGCTTGCCTACAGGTCCTAATGGGTCTTTAGCAGATCTTGGTCTCCATTCTACACCAATGGGACTCCCTGGGTCAAATTTCCAAAGTGGCCTGCCTTTATATCAACCTGGAGGGAACTTGAATTCTTGGGGCCCAACTCCACCTAATGCAAATGGTAGTGGCTTACCTATGCCAATGTATTGGCAGGGATTCTATGGCACACCTAATGTCCTTCCACAACTATCGCAACAGTCCTTGCTTCGGCCGCCTCTTGGCATGTCAATTACTCCGTCTATGCAACAGATGCAATTTCCTGCTTTCAATTCATCTTTACCAACAGCTGCATCTAGCCTGCCCAGTTCTACGGTGCCCGATCACCATTCTTCGTTTATTCCTAACAGTACAAGCTCTTCTAGTTTTCCCTCTAGCAGTTTGCCTGCATCAACTTTGTCTTTAAATCTGCCCCCTTTGCAACCTGTTTCTTTAGCATCTGAAACAATGGCCAATCTGTTGCCAAACAAGGCTCCTGTTTCTGCCATCTCTACCTCAATGCTGAGCTCTAGCTTGCCATCATTGGCTCCATTTTCTGCTCCTGACAATGCAGGAACAACTTCCGCTACTAGCAAGAGCGCAATACCTGTCCCAGCAGCTGTAACTGAGCAGACCATATCTCAGCCTGTAACATCTAATGCTGGGCCATCTGGTTTCGGTCGAATTCAGACTCCACCACCTTCTTTGATAACCCCAGGGCATCTGTTACAATCTGGATCATCTGCTGCTCCTGCACCTCAATCTTTACAAACAACACATAAGGATGTGGAAGTAGTTCAAGTGTCATCAAAGCCTGTGGCTGAATCATCAGCTCCTGGAGCAGCGGAATCTCAACCACCTATATTACCATTGCCACCAAATGCTCGTGCACACAAG CCAAATGGAGGCCCGTATTATGCGCGTAACAATTACAGAGGGCGTGGCGGAAGAGGATCTGGG AACCAGCGGCCAGTTATGAAATTTACtgaagattttgattttatggcAATGAATGAGAAATTCAAGAAGGACGAAGTTTGGGGCCATCTGGGAAAAGGTAATAGGTCGCAATCAAAGGATAAAGGACACGGTGATGGCAGTGATGAGGAAGATCTAGAGTATGAGGATGATGTTGAATTTCCTAATGTTGAGGTCAAG CCTATTTACAATAAGGATGACTTCTTTGACTCCCTTTCTTCCAATGCCCTGAATAATGATCCTAATCGTGGAAGGACAAGATACTCGGAGCAAATAAAGTTAGACACagag ACATTTGGAGAATATTCAAGGTATCGAGTTGGTAGAGGAGGCCGGGGACAATATCGTGGTGGTGGTCGTTATCGTGGGTCTTTCTatggaagaggaggaggaggaggttATGGATATGCAAATAGGGGGCGTGGGCGCAGCATGCAGAGTCCAGCTTCCTAG
- the LOC125195931 gene encoding clavaminate synthase-like protein At3g21360 codes for MEFSCKDFKVGKCEGEKQIDGETLPLVLQPPSEAKSDVKSLLEALDRNKEWFDQMITKNSAVLLRGFDVQNAVEFNDIIETFGWEDIRYVGPAPRTHIHKRVWTANEGPLSEFIYYHHEMVLIKEFPKKVILFCEVPSPEGGETPFVPSFRVTERMVQEFPEMVEELEKKGLRYTFTALSNDNTGSMRGRGWQDAFATTDPAEAERRARALGMDVEWLANGGVKTILGPRCLTRVFEGRKGRRMWFNTVVGMHGKDLSSATMADGSEIPADVVKRCGEIIEEESIQFKWQKGDVLFLDNYATLHGRRPALPPRKVLVATCK; via the exons ATGGAGTTCAGTTGCAAGGATTTCAAGGTGGGGAAGTGCGAGGGCGAGAAGCAGATCGACGGAGAGACTCTGCCGCTCGTGCTGCAGCCTCCGAGCGAGGCCAAGAGCGACGTCAAGTCGTTGCTGGAGGCCTTGGATAGGAACAAGGAGTGGTTCGACCAGATGATCACCAAGAACAGCGCTGTTCTCTTGAGGGGATTCGACGTTCAGAATGCCGTGGAGTTCAACGACATCATCGAGACCTTCGGCTGGGAGGACATCCGGTACGTGGGGCCCGCTCCTCGCACCCACATCCACAAGAGGGTCTGGACAGCCAATGAAGGCCCCCTCTCCGAGTTCATTTACTACCACCACGAGATGGTCCTT ATAAAGGAATTCCCAAAGAAGGTGATACTATTCTGTGAAGTACCATCACCGGAAGGCGGTGAGACGCCTTTCGTACCGAGTTTCCGGGTGACGGAGCGGATGGTGCAGGAGTTTCCGGAGATGGTGGAGGAGCTGGAGAAGAAGGGGCTGAGGTACACCTTCACAGCTCTGAGCAATGACAACACGGGGTCGATGAGGGGTCGCGGTTGGCAGGATGCCTTTGCCACCACGGACCCTGCTGAAGCCGAGAGAAG GGCGAGGGCACTGGGGATGGACGTGGAGTGGCTGGCGAATGGCGGGGTGAAGACGATACTGGGGCCGAGGTGCTTGACGAGGGTTTTTGAGGGCAGGAAGGGGAGGAGGATGTGGTTCAACACGGTTGTCGGGATGCATGGGAAGGACCTCAGCTCCGCCACCATGGCCGACGGCTCTGAGATACCGGCCGATGTGGTCAAGAGATGTGGGGAGATTATAGAAGAGGAGAGCATCCAGTTCAAGTGGCAAAAGGGTGATGTCCTATTCCTGGATAATTATGCTACACTTCATGGTAGAAGGCCTGCACTTCCACCTAGAAAGGTTTTGGTTGCTACTTGCAAATAA
- the LOC125195928 gene encoding protein CHUP1, chloroplastic-like isoform X2 yields MIVRLGFVVAASIAAYAVKQVSVKNSRPPDNSKKRQENDEASLDKSWNEGGEKEHVVYSDRDFKEGEEEEEEDKEEVKLINSIINPALSSPPDFEDEYLPEFDSLLSGEIDFPLPTDKYDTAANLKAEKDRVYESEMANNATELERLRDLVKELEEREVKLEGELLEYYGLKEQESSISELQKQLKIKTVEIDMLNITINSLQAERKKLQEELSQGVAARKELDMARRKIKELQKQIQLEANQTKGQLLLLKQQVSSLQSKEQESAEVDKKLKAVKELEVEVMELKRKNKELQHEKRELIVKLDSAESKVRTLSNITETEMVAKVREEVNEMKHANEDLVRQVEGLQMNRFSEVEELVYLRWVNACLRFELRNYQTPSGKVSARDLSKSLSPRSQEKAKQLMLEYAGSERGGGDTDMESNFDNTSVDSEDFDNMSIDSSTSRFSSISKKPGLIQKLKRWGKRDDSSALSSPARSFAGGSPGRSLKPRGPLEALMLRNAGDGIAITSFGTGENDEFDSPETTKLPPSDSLNNVASSFHLMSKSVEGVLDEKYPAYKDRHKLALEREKHIKEKAQQARAVKFGDPLRVDSKSVSLPPKLALIKEKPIISASSNDQSSDGKTDSPIVSKMQLVEIEKRPARTPRPPPKASGGASGNTNTNVPSRAPGGPPLPPPTPGAPPPPPPPGGAPRPPPPPGSLPPRGASDKVHRAPELVEFYQSLMKREAKNTNALISTSSNTSEARSNMIGEIENRSSFLLAVKADVETQGEFVQSLASEVRAASFTNVDDLLAFVNWLDEELSFLVDERAVLKHFDWPEGKADALREAAFEYQDLNKLERLVATFTDDENLPCDAALKKMYKLLEKVENGVYALLRTRDMAVSRYKEFGIPVDWLLDSGVVGKIKLSSVQLARKYMKRVATELDAMNEPEKEPNKEFLLLQGVRFAFRVHQFAGGFDAESMKAFEELRSRANTTTAENKQEE; encoded by the exons ATGATTGTCAGGTTAGGCTTTGTTGTTGCTGCTTCTATTGCAGCATATGCAGTTAAGCAGGTTAGTGTCAAGAACTCGAGGCCACCGGACAATTCTAAGAAGCGCCAAG AAAATGATGAAGCATCCCTTGACAAGTCTTGGAATGAAGGGGGAGAAAAGGAGCATGTTGTGTATTCAGACAGAGATTTTAAAGAG ggagaagaggaagaagaagaggataAAGAGGAGGTGAAGTTGATCAACAGCATTATAAATCCTGCTTTAAGCAGCCCTCCTGATTTTGAGGATGAGTATTTGCCAGAGTTTGATAGTCTTTTGTCTGGAGAGATTGATTTCCCATTGCCTACAGACAAGTATGACACGGCTGCTAATCTCAAGGCAGAGAAAGACAGGGTCTACGAGAGTGAGATGGCGAACAATGCCACTGAGCTGGAGAGATTGCGTGATCTGGTGAAAGAGTTGGAGGAGAGGGAGGTGAAGCTCGAAGGGGAGCTGCTCGAGTACTACGGACTGAAGGAGCAAGAGTCGAGCATCTCTGAGCTGCAGAAGCAGCTCAAGATCAAGACAGTGGAGATTGACATGCTCAATATAACCATAAACTCTTTGCAGGCTGAGAGGAAGAAACTCCAAGAGGAGCTGTCTCAGGGAGTGGCTGCTCGGAAAGAGCTGGATATGGCGAGGAGGAAGATAAAGGAACTGCAGAAGCAGATTCAGCTTGAAGCCAACCAGACAAAAGGCCAGCTCTTGCTGCTGAAGCAGCAAGTTAGCAGCCTTCAAAGCAAAGAGCAGGAAAGTGCAGAAGTCGATAAGAAGCTTAAAGCTGTCAAGGAGTTGGAGGTCGAGGTGATGGAGCTTAAGAGGAAGAACAAAGAGCTTCAGCATGAAAAGAGGGAACTAATAGTTAAACTGGATTCTGCTGAATCCAAAGTTAGAACTCTTTCCAACATTACTGAG ACAGAAATGGTGGCCAAGGTGAGAGAAGaggtgaatgaaatgaagcaTGCAAATGAGGACCTTGTTAGGCAAGTGGAAGGGCTTCAAATGAATAGGTTCAGTGAAGTTGAAGAGCTGGTGTATCTTCGTTGGGTGAACGCTTGTCTAAGGTTTGAGCTGCGAAACTACCAAACACCTTCTGGGAAAGTGTCAGCTCGTGATCTTAGTAAAAGTTTGAGCCCTAGATCCCAAGAGAAAGCTAAACAGCTCATGTTGGAGTATGCAGGATCAGAGCGAGGAGGAGGGGACACGGATATGGAGAGCAACTTCGACAATACCTCTGTTGACAGTGAGGATTTCGATAATATGTCTATTGATAGTTCCACGAGCAGATTCAGCAGTATTAGCAAGAAGCCTGGTTTGATCCAGAAGCTGAAGAGGTGGGGAAAGAGAGACGACTCAAGTGCTCTCTCCTCTCCTGCTCGATCTTTTGCAGGTGGATCACCGGGCAGGAGCCTCAAACCTAGGGGGCCCCTTGAAGCTCTAATGCTAAGAAATGCAGGAGATGGCATTGCCATCACTAGCTTTGGTACTGGGGAGAATGATGAGTTCGATTCCCCTGAAACCACAAAACTGCCTCCTAGTGATTCACTCAACAATGTAGCATCATCTTTCCATTTGATGTCCAAATCAGTTGAAGGCGTGCTAGACGAGAAGTACCCTGCATACAAGGACCGGCACAAGCTGgcattggagagagagaaacacaTCAAAGAGAAAGCTCAGCAAGCAAGAGCTGTGAAATTTGGTGACCCTTTGAGGGTGGATAGTAAATCTGTGTCTCTGCCCCCAAAACTTGCGCTTATAAAAGAGAAACCTATTATCTCTGCAAGCTCAAATGATCAGTCCAGTGATGGCAAAACCGATTCTCCGATAGTCAGCAAAATGCAGCTTGTGGAGATTGAGAAACGCCCTGCAAGAACTCCTCGACCACCCCCTAAGGCATCAGGAGGGGCCTCAGGTAACACTAACACTAATGTTCCAAGTCGGGCCCCAGGTGGTCCCCCTCTACCACCTCCCACTCCGGGTGCACCTCCGCCTCCACCCCCACCCGGTGGGGCTCCTCGCCCTCCGCCTCCACCAGGAAGTCTGCCCCCAAGAGGAGCCAGTGATAAAGTTCACCGGGCTCCTGAGCTAGTTGAGTTCTACCAGTCATTGATGAAACGTGAGGCGAAGAATACAAACGCCTTGATCTCTACATCATCAAACACCTCAGAAGCAAGAAGCAACATGATTGGGGAGATTGAGAACAGATCATCCTTCCTGCTAGCT GTTAAAGCTGATGTGGAAACCCAAGGTGAATTTGTTCAGTCATTGGCTTCTGAAGTCAGAGCAGCTTCTTTTACAAACGTAGATGATTTGCTGGCATTCGTGAACTGGCTAGACGAGGAGCTCTCCTTCTTG GTTGATGAGCGCGCAGTCCTCAAGCACTTCGACTGGCCAGAGGGGAAAGCAGACGCGTTAAGAGAGGCAGCCTTCGAGTATCAGGACCTCAATAAACTGGAGAGGCTCGTTGCAACATTCACAGATGATGAGAATCTTCCTTGTGACGCTGCTCTGAAGAAGATGTATAAGTTGCTCGAAAA AGTGGAGAATGGCGTCTATGCCTTGCTACGAACACGAGACATGGCCGTTTCACGATACAAAGAATTTGGCATTCCAGTGGACTGGCTTCTTGATTCCGGAGTAGTAGGCAAG ATCAAGCTGTCATCTGTTCAACTAGCTCGGAAATACATGAAGCGCGTTGCAACAGAGCTCGATGCAATGAATGAACCAGAGAAAGAGCCTAACAAGGAATTCTTGCTCCTACAAGGAGTCCGGTTTGCTTTCAGAGTGCATCAG TTTGCGGGAGGGTTCGATGCAGAGAGCATGAAGGCTTTTGAAGAGCTGAGAAGCCGCGCTAATACTACCACAGCAGAGAATAAACAAGAAGAATaa
- the LOC125195928 gene encoding protein CHUP1, chloroplastic-like isoform X1 encodes MIVRLGFVVAASIAAYAVKQVSVKNSRPPDNSKKRQVENDEASLDKSWNEGGEKEHVVYSDRDFKEGEEEEEEDKEEVKLINSIINPALSSPPDFEDEYLPEFDSLLSGEIDFPLPTDKYDTAANLKAEKDRVYESEMANNATELERLRDLVKELEEREVKLEGELLEYYGLKEQESSISELQKQLKIKTVEIDMLNITINSLQAERKKLQEELSQGVAARKELDMARRKIKELQKQIQLEANQTKGQLLLLKQQVSSLQSKEQESAEVDKKLKAVKELEVEVMELKRKNKELQHEKRELIVKLDSAESKVRTLSNITETEMVAKVREEVNEMKHANEDLVRQVEGLQMNRFSEVEELVYLRWVNACLRFELRNYQTPSGKVSARDLSKSLSPRSQEKAKQLMLEYAGSERGGGDTDMESNFDNTSVDSEDFDNMSIDSSTSRFSSISKKPGLIQKLKRWGKRDDSSALSSPARSFAGGSPGRSLKPRGPLEALMLRNAGDGIAITSFGTGENDEFDSPETTKLPPSDSLNNVASSFHLMSKSVEGVLDEKYPAYKDRHKLALEREKHIKEKAQQARAVKFGDPLRVDSKSVSLPPKLALIKEKPIISASSNDQSSDGKTDSPIVSKMQLVEIEKRPARTPRPPPKASGGASGNTNTNVPSRAPGGPPLPPPTPGAPPPPPPPGGAPRPPPPPGSLPPRGASDKVHRAPELVEFYQSLMKREAKNTNALISTSSNTSEARSNMIGEIENRSSFLLAVKADVETQGEFVQSLASEVRAASFTNVDDLLAFVNWLDEELSFLVDERAVLKHFDWPEGKADALREAAFEYQDLNKLERLVATFTDDENLPCDAALKKMYKLLEKVENGVYALLRTRDMAVSRYKEFGIPVDWLLDSGVVGKIKLSSVQLARKYMKRVATELDAMNEPEKEPNKEFLLLQGVRFAFRVHQFAGGFDAESMKAFEELRSRANTTTAENKQEE; translated from the exons ATGATTGTCAGGTTAGGCTTTGTTGTTGCTGCTTCTATTGCAGCATATGCAGTTAAGCAGGTTAGTGTCAAGAACTCGAGGCCACCGGACAATTCTAAGAAGCGCCAAG TAGAAAATGATGAAGCATCCCTTGACAAGTCTTGGAATGAAGGGGGAGAAAAGGAGCATGTTGTGTATTCAGACAGAGATTTTAAAGAG ggagaagaggaagaagaagaggataAAGAGGAGGTGAAGTTGATCAACAGCATTATAAATCCTGCTTTAAGCAGCCCTCCTGATTTTGAGGATGAGTATTTGCCAGAGTTTGATAGTCTTTTGTCTGGAGAGATTGATTTCCCATTGCCTACAGACAAGTATGACACGGCTGCTAATCTCAAGGCAGAGAAAGACAGGGTCTACGAGAGTGAGATGGCGAACAATGCCACTGAGCTGGAGAGATTGCGTGATCTGGTGAAAGAGTTGGAGGAGAGGGAGGTGAAGCTCGAAGGGGAGCTGCTCGAGTACTACGGACTGAAGGAGCAAGAGTCGAGCATCTCTGAGCTGCAGAAGCAGCTCAAGATCAAGACAGTGGAGATTGACATGCTCAATATAACCATAAACTCTTTGCAGGCTGAGAGGAAGAAACTCCAAGAGGAGCTGTCTCAGGGAGTGGCTGCTCGGAAAGAGCTGGATATGGCGAGGAGGAAGATAAAGGAACTGCAGAAGCAGATTCAGCTTGAAGCCAACCAGACAAAAGGCCAGCTCTTGCTGCTGAAGCAGCAAGTTAGCAGCCTTCAAAGCAAAGAGCAGGAAAGTGCAGAAGTCGATAAGAAGCTTAAAGCTGTCAAGGAGTTGGAGGTCGAGGTGATGGAGCTTAAGAGGAAGAACAAAGAGCTTCAGCATGAAAAGAGGGAACTAATAGTTAAACTGGATTCTGCTGAATCCAAAGTTAGAACTCTTTCCAACATTACTGAG ACAGAAATGGTGGCCAAGGTGAGAGAAGaggtgaatgaaatgaagcaTGCAAATGAGGACCTTGTTAGGCAAGTGGAAGGGCTTCAAATGAATAGGTTCAGTGAAGTTGAAGAGCTGGTGTATCTTCGTTGGGTGAACGCTTGTCTAAGGTTTGAGCTGCGAAACTACCAAACACCTTCTGGGAAAGTGTCAGCTCGTGATCTTAGTAAAAGTTTGAGCCCTAGATCCCAAGAGAAAGCTAAACAGCTCATGTTGGAGTATGCAGGATCAGAGCGAGGAGGAGGGGACACGGATATGGAGAGCAACTTCGACAATACCTCTGTTGACAGTGAGGATTTCGATAATATGTCTATTGATAGTTCCACGAGCAGATTCAGCAGTATTAGCAAGAAGCCTGGTTTGATCCAGAAGCTGAAGAGGTGGGGAAAGAGAGACGACTCAAGTGCTCTCTCCTCTCCTGCTCGATCTTTTGCAGGTGGATCACCGGGCAGGAGCCTCAAACCTAGGGGGCCCCTTGAAGCTCTAATGCTAAGAAATGCAGGAGATGGCATTGCCATCACTAGCTTTGGTACTGGGGAGAATGATGAGTTCGATTCCCCTGAAACCACAAAACTGCCTCCTAGTGATTCACTCAACAATGTAGCATCATCTTTCCATTTGATGTCCAAATCAGTTGAAGGCGTGCTAGACGAGAAGTACCCTGCATACAAGGACCGGCACAAGCTGgcattggagagagagaaacacaTCAAAGAGAAAGCTCAGCAAGCAAGAGCTGTGAAATTTGGTGACCCTTTGAGGGTGGATAGTAAATCTGTGTCTCTGCCCCCAAAACTTGCGCTTATAAAAGAGAAACCTATTATCTCTGCAAGCTCAAATGATCAGTCCAGTGATGGCAAAACCGATTCTCCGATAGTCAGCAAAATGCAGCTTGTGGAGATTGAGAAACGCCCTGCAAGAACTCCTCGACCACCCCCTAAGGCATCAGGAGGGGCCTCAGGTAACACTAACACTAATGTTCCAAGTCGGGCCCCAGGTGGTCCCCCTCTACCACCTCCCACTCCGGGTGCACCTCCGCCTCCACCCCCACCCGGTGGGGCTCCTCGCCCTCCGCCTCCACCAGGAAGTCTGCCCCCAAGAGGAGCCAGTGATAAAGTTCACCGGGCTCCTGAGCTAGTTGAGTTCTACCAGTCATTGATGAAACGTGAGGCGAAGAATACAAACGCCTTGATCTCTACATCATCAAACACCTCAGAAGCAAGAAGCAACATGATTGGGGAGATTGAGAACAGATCATCCTTCCTGCTAGCT GTTAAAGCTGATGTGGAAACCCAAGGTGAATTTGTTCAGTCATTGGCTTCTGAAGTCAGAGCAGCTTCTTTTACAAACGTAGATGATTTGCTGGCATTCGTGAACTGGCTAGACGAGGAGCTCTCCTTCTTG GTTGATGAGCGCGCAGTCCTCAAGCACTTCGACTGGCCAGAGGGGAAAGCAGACGCGTTAAGAGAGGCAGCCTTCGAGTATCAGGACCTCAATAAACTGGAGAGGCTCGTTGCAACATTCACAGATGATGAGAATCTTCCTTGTGACGCTGCTCTGAAGAAGATGTATAAGTTGCTCGAAAA AGTGGAGAATGGCGTCTATGCCTTGCTACGAACACGAGACATGGCCGTTTCACGATACAAAGAATTTGGCATTCCAGTGGACTGGCTTCTTGATTCCGGAGTAGTAGGCAAG ATCAAGCTGTCATCTGTTCAACTAGCTCGGAAATACATGAAGCGCGTTGCAACAGAGCTCGATGCAATGAATGAACCAGAGAAAGAGCCTAACAAGGAATTCTTGCTCCTACAAGGAGTCCGGTTTGCTTTCAGAGTGCATCAG TTTGCGGGAGGGTTCGATGCAGAGAGCATGAAGGCTTTTGAAGAGCTGAGAAGCCGCGCTAATACTACCACAGCAGAGAATAAACAAGAAGAATaa